A single region of the Elusimicrobiota bacterium genome encodes:
- a CDS encoding substrate-binding domain-containing protein encodes MPRLSLHVGVMTHSEPDLSSPYFSACLSGLSAVFDSAHLFVNPKEQSMDGYILLAPDVSQIEEVRKAGGPVVVVNGVVEGIPSVDLDNVGASREMTGYLVGLGYRRIGFIAGKMETSNGKDRLEGYRQGLADRGIPWDPGLVVEGRFSREEGPKAMEHLLNVASQPTAVFAANDHMALGAWDFLIERKIKVPESIALAGFDDIPEAESRGLTSVRQPLKEMARHAGAWLKDWMQTGRRPTIEVQPFSGEPVFRGSSGFSVNKNPR; translated from the coding sequence GTGCCACGACTCTCTCTTCATGTGGGGGTGATGACCCACTCGGAACCGGACCTTTCTTCTCCTTACTTCTCTGCGTGCTTGTCCGGATTGTCTGCCGTTTTTGATTCAGCCCACCTTTTCGTAAATCCTAAAGAACAATCCATGGATGGATATATTTTATTAGCGCCCGATGTTTCTCAGATTGAAGAGGTGCGAAAAGCGGGGGGGCCTGTGGTGGTGGTGAATGGGGTGGTAGAGGGAATCCCATCTGTTGATTTGGACAACGTGGGGGCGTCACGGGAAATGACGGGGTATTTGGTGGGTTTAGGGTATCGACGGATTGGGTTTATTGCTGGGAAAATGGAAACTTCCAATGGCAAGGACCGGCTGGAGGGATATCGCCAAGGGTTGGCCGATCGGGGGATTCCTTGGGATCCTGGCCTTGTTGTGGAAGGACGTTTTTCCCGGGAGGAAGGTCCGAAAGCCATGGAGCATCTTCTGAATGTAGCGTCACAGCCGACGGCGGTTTTTGCGGCCAACGACCATATGGCTTTGGGGGCTTGGGACTTTCTGATCGAAAGAAAGATCAAGGTTCCTGAATCTATTGCCCTGGCGGGGTTTGATGATATTCCTGAGGCCGAATCCCGTGGATTAACGTCGGTTCGTCAGCCGTTGAAAGAAATGGCGCGCCACGCCGGTGCGTGGTTAAAGGATTGGATGCAAACCGGGCGGCGGCCCACTATCGAGGTTCAACCTTTTTCTGGAGAACCCGTTTTTCGCGGTTCTTCTGGTTTTTCCGTTAACAAAAACCCGCGCTGA
- a CDS encoding gliding motility-associated C-terminal domain-containing protein, translating to MPTKKLDRPYIIFGAALALCTAILPTQATVLDPFESTVGWNTVTDAAGATVSLSTVTGQSGNALRMTYSLEAGHYAGIYNNSAPFVDFTALGADAVQFRYRATGGTNTIEIKFVDSDSGTTILADNLMYKFTPVTDNVWREMTVPFASFFTNDFGNSSFDLSRVSKFGFGVSRDTDAVASEGSIYFDGFRLVQASSRVSVIDSAEGPNPLINDRSGPQSIIVGATPSSNPHSFLPVTTEVHRGSYSRQFDCTLPSGYCFASHILGKAVAQGDEAIEFWIKGVPGNGPLRIQLKSTEPVHMVEQTVTGISTTEFTKLSYPLASFKAINPALNFSALTEIVFVFNTVGTHRVYLDDLALVGPAGSGETVRVLDDFSALPKAPYITAAPLDTSTVALTSETDPSVVGLSGATKVARLDYSFSSEPGQAFSVAEKDFVTNLLKEPMVRFSFRGTGGNSDIEVKLVDEDGTVYRKVLADASNTEGVWKTVSLPVDQFSFFALGADANLNLVRIPQMEFILARGEAAAGTLDLDLLESVSPPAVSKPNLGRVLASVSTPDNPFTPNGDGLKDIFRVDYTLSQQAAVVFRVFNLQGVPVKTLDLGSQSAGDLFLTWDGVGDNGERVANGVYFFVLDADGLNAGKDTFKQIVGVMR from the coding sequence GTGCCAACAAAGAAGTTGGATCGACCATATATTATTTTCGGGGCCGCCCTGGCTCTGTGCACCGCTATTCTTCCCACCCAAGCCACTGTCCTGGATCCTTTTGAATCGACCGTCGGTTGGAACACGGTGACGGACGCCGCGGGGGCGACTGTTTCGCTCTCGACGGTCACCGGACAAAGCGGGAACGCGCTCCGAATGACTTACAGCCTTGAGGCCGGTCATTACGCGGGCATTTACAACAACAGCGCGCCTTTTGTGGATTTTACGGCGTTGGGTGCCGACGCTGTTCAGTTCCGGTACCGCGCCACGGGGGGGACGAACACCATCGAAATCAAGTTCGTTGACTCCGACAGCGGCACCACGATTTTGGCGGATAACTTGATGTACAAGTTCACCCCCGTAACGGATAATGTGTGGCGCGAGATGACGGTTCCTTTCGCCAGTTTCTTCACAAATGATTTTGGGAACAGTTCTTTCGATTTGTCTCGGGTGTCCAAATTTGGGTTTGGGGTCAGCCGGGATACGGATGCCGTCGCGAGTGAGGGGTCCATTTATTTCGATGGGTTTCGCTTGGTCCAGGCTTCTTCTCGTGTTTCGGTTATCGATTCCGCGGAGGGACCAAATCCTTTAATAAATGATCGATCCGGCCCCCAGTCCATTATTGTGGGAGCGACCCCGTCCAGCAACCCCCATTCTTTTCTCCCTGTCACCACGGAGGTTCACCGAGGTTCCTACAGTCGGCAATTCGACTGCACGCTTCCGAGTGGATACTGTTTCGCCTCGCATATTTTAGGAAAAGCGGTTGCTCAAGGAGATGAAGCTATTGAGTTTTGGATCAAGGGTGTTCCGGGCAACGGGCCCCTCCGCATCCAATTAAAATCCACGGAACCCGTGCACATGGTTGAACAAACAGTCACGGGAATTTCGACCACAGAGTTCACAAAACTATCCTATCCCTTGGCGTCCTTTAAAGCCATAAATCCCGCATTGAATTTTTCGGCATTGACCGAAATTGTTTTTGTGTTCAATACGGTGGGAACCCATCGGGTCTATTTGGACGATCTCGCTCTTGTGGGACCCGCGGGGTCCGGTGAGACGGTTCGGGTCTTGGATGACTTTTCCGCTTTACCCAAAGCCCCCTATATCACGGCCGCTCCTTTGGATACATCAACGGTTGCTCTGACCTCTGAGACAGATCCCTCGGTGGTGGGCCTCTCGGGAGCCACCAAGGTGGCGCGCTTGGACTACAGCTTTTCTTCGGAACCGGGACAGGCCTTTTCTGTCGCCGAGAAAGATTTTGTGACAAATTTGCTCAAGGAACCCATGGTCCGGTTTTCATTCAGGGGAACAGGTGGGAACAGTGACATTGAGGTGAAACTTGTTGACGAGGATGGGACGGTGTACCGAAAAGTTTTAGCGGACGCTTCCAACACGGAGGGCGTCTGGAAAACAGTTTCCCTTCCTGTGGATCAATTTTCTTTCTTTGCCTTGGGGGCGGACGCTAATTTGAATCTGGTTCGAATTCCCCAGATGGAATTTATTTTGGCCCGGGGGGAGGCGGCGGCGGGTACGTTGGATCTTGACCTTTTGGAATCGGTGTCTCCACCCGCCGTTAGCAAACCGAATCTCGGTCGCGTTCTTGCAAGTGTCTCGACCCCGGACAATCCGTTTACGCCCAACGGCGATGGGTTGAAAGATATCTTCCGTGTCGATTATACGTTGTCGCAACAAGCCGCTGTGGTGTTTCGGGTGTTCAATCTTCAGGGGGTTCCTGTAAAAACACTCGATCTGGGGAGTCAGAGCGCCGGTGATTTGTTTCTGACTTGGGATGGGGTGGGTGATAACGGGGAACGGGTGGCCAATGGGGTTTACTTCTTCGTCTTGGATGCTGACGGATTAAATGCGGGAAAAGACACCTTTAAGCAGATTGTTGGGGTGATGCGATGA
- a CDS encoding DUF3131 domain-containing protein, which translates to MTSAIKKSLLLLFLPWVLSAQAGKPPLSEAVQQARLYRFNPTVTKSLSSQLGDKELLTAIARDTWGYFRDLVDKENGLPLDNVLISPGYTKVMSYTSTTNIGLYLMCLVAAQDMGFLSHKDAEVRLRKTLTTLQGLPRWEGQFFNYYETITLKASSSFVSSVDNGWLAAGLIVAGQAHPLLKTDIDALLSDFDFSKVYDPELGQLYGGYDARKGELSSNHYGLLLTEPRITSYIGIAMGDLPEEHWYKLFRTLPAEWEWQSQKPKGVIRSVGKYDVFFGTYRHGDLRFVPSWGGSMFEFLMPTLVINEQDYSPEGLGANARAIVEAQIRYALVEKRYPVWGISPCAIPDVPQGYKEYGVPFLGAKGYADEAVITPHASFLALGVDPVRAIENIRKLARIQGLYGEYGFYDSVDVKTGKTSPRYLALDQGMTLIAIDNHLEFGSIRERFMSHPLMKERVGLLAGEIYFQ; encoded by the coding sequence ATGACATCTGCCATTAAAAAATCACTTTTGTTGTTGTTTCTTCCCTGGGTGTTGTCGGCTCAGGCGGGGAAGCCGCCTCTTTCGGAGGCTGTTCAGCAGGCCCGCCTCTACCGGTTTAATCCTACGGTCACGAAGAGCCTTAGCTCCCAATTGGGGGATAAGGAATTATTGACGGCCATTGCCCGGGACACCTGGGGGTATTTCCGTGACCTGGTGGACAAGGAAAATGGGTTGCCCTTGGATAACGTTCTCATTTCGCCGGGCTACACCAAAGTGATGAGTTATACCTCCACCACCAACATCGGTTTGTATCTGATGTGTTTGGTGGCGGCCCAGGACATGGGGTTTCTGTCTCACAAGGACGCCGAGGTGCGTCTGCGGAAAACCCTGACCACCCTTCAAGGCTTGCCCCGATGGGAAGGTCAATTTTTTAATTATTATGAAACCATTACGCTGAAAGCCAGCAGTTCGTTTGTTTCTTCCGTTGACAACGGTTGGTTGGCCGCGGGACTTATCGTTGCGGGCCAGGCTCATCCCCTCCTGAAAACGGATATCGATGCTCTGTTGTCGGATTTTGATTTTTCGAAAGTGTATGACCCGGAGTTGGGCCAACTGTATGGAGGGTACGACGCGAGGAAAGGGGAACTTTCCTCGAACCATTACGGGCTCCTTTTAACGGAACCTCGCATTACGTCTTACATCGGGATTGCCATGGGCGATTTACCGGAAGAACACTGGTACAAACTTTTTCGGACGCTCCCCGCCGAATGGGAGTGGCAGAGCCAGAAGCCGAAAGGTGTTATTCGCTCGGTCGGGAAATACGATGTTTTCTTTGGGACGTATCGGCATGGGGATTTGCGTTTTGTTCCTTCCTGGGGTGGGAGCATGTTCGAGTTTCTCATGCCCACCTTGGTGATCAATGAGCAGGATTATTCTCCCGAGGGGTTGGGGGCCAACGCCCGGGCCATTGTGGAGGCCCAGATCCGTTACGCTTTAGTTGAAAAGCGATACCCGGTGTGGGGGATTTCCCCGTGCGCTATCCCGGACGTGCCGCAAGGCTACAAAGAATATGGGGTTCCCTTCTTGGGCGCGAAGGGATACGCGGACGAAGCGGTGATCACCCCCCACGCCAGTTTCTTGGCTTTAGGTGTGGATCCGGTTCGGGCCATTGAAAATATTCGCAAATTGGCGCGCATCCAAGGACTTTATGGGGAATATGGGTTTTACGACAGCGTGGACGTCAAGACGGGGAAAACCTCTCCCCGGTATTTGGCTCTCGACCAGGGGATGACCCTGATCGCCATCGATAACCATTTGGAATTTGGATCCATCCGAGAACGATTCATGAGCCACCCGCTCATGAAAGAGCGTGTGGGCCTTTTGGCGGGAGAAATTTATTTTCAGTAG